A genomic segment from Candidatus Poribacteria bacterium encodes:
- a CDS encoding sugar phosphate isomerase/epimerase has translation MKIAICNEMFEDWKIEDVFTYTAELGYEAVEIAPFTLADSVLDISETERTRIRKAAADAKIEIAGLHWLLVSPPGLYINHPDTEIRQETRDYFLALINLCADLDGKVMVIGSPQQRNVMEPLSFEEAWGYARATFAEGAELAGERDVMLCMEPLSSDQTNFITNPDKAVEMVKDVNHPNFQMILDVCSTAKEGLDMPMQIRNHAPHVAHFHSNDDNGYLPGSGAVDYPPIIEALKEINYSGYVSTEVFDFNPDPQTIAKQSIEFVKSLL, from the coding sequence ATGAAAATTGCAATATGCAACGAAATGTTTGAAGATTGGAAAATCGAAGATGTTTTCACCTATACCGCTGAACTTGGTTACGAGGCGGTCGAGATTGCACCGTTCACTTTAGCAGATTCGGTTTTAGACATCAGCGAGACGGAACGGACACGTATCCGTAAGGCGGCAGCAGATGCGAAGATAGAGATTGCAGGACTTCATTGGCTACTCGTCTCACCCCCCGGACTGTATATTAACCACCCAGACACAGAGATTCGGCAAGAAACGCGGGATTATTTCCTCGCACTGATTAACTTATGCGCCGACTTAGATGGCAAAGTGATGGTCATCGGTTCACCACAGCAACGAAATGTGATGGAACCGCTCTCGTTTGAAGAAGCGTGGGGATACGCGCGGGCAACGTTCGCAGAAGGTGCTGAATTAGCGGGCGAAAGAGACGTTATGTTGTGCATGGAACCGTTGTCGAGCGATCAGACGAACTTCATCACGAACCCAGACAAAGCGGTCGAGATGGTGAAGGATGTCAATCACCCAAATTTCCAAATGATTCTGGACGTGTGTAGTACTGCGAAAGAGGGACTGGATATGCCGATGCAAATTCGTAACCATGCACCGCACGTCGCACATTTTCATTCCAACGACGATAACGGCTATCTGCCGGGTTCTGGTGCTGTGGATTACCCGCCAATCATCGAAGCCTTAAAAGAAATTAATTACAGTGGTTACGTCTCAACAGAGGTTTTCGATTTCAATCCGGATCCACAGACAATCGCGAAACAGAGTATTGAATTCGTGAAGTCGCTGCTGTAG